Proteins found in one Calditrichota bacterium genomic segment:
- a CDS encoding phosphomannomutase/phosphoglucomutase, whose translation MNPDIFREYDIRGIVETDLTEDVAELVGKAYGTHMKRLGYKTFSVGGDVRLTTNRLKKALIRGLLSTGGDVVDIGTVPTPAFYFSIPHLSLDGGVMVTGSHNPIEYNGLKMNKGLGSVYGDEIQVLRKLIEANDFETGSGTFKEISVLDDYKSMLKSKIKLNRKLKIIMDPGNGTGGLVAPEVFRALGADVTCIFCEPDGHFPNHLPDPTVLKYIQTLREKVLETKADIGIGYDGDSDRVGVIDNTGRVIFADRLLAILAKEVLKRRPGSEIIFDVKCSQALVEEIEMSGGKPLMWKTGHALLKSKLQEDKAPLAGEMSGHIFFADDYYGFDDAIYVSLRLAQLLSNSDKTMAELADEIPSYYSTPEIRVECAEEEKFKIVDELSNYFKSKYKTIDVDGVRALFGDGWGLLRASNTQPVLVLRFEAKTEKRIKEIIDIFVQKLKEYPSVKLDEGDFTIVKG comes from the coding sequence GATATTTTTAGAGAATATGACATTCGCGGTATTGTTGAAACCGATCTTACAGAGGATGTGGCGGAACTGGTTGGAAAAGCCTACGGTACGCATATGAAACGCCTGGGTTATAAAACCTTTTCGGTCGGCGGGGATGTTCGGCTAACGACTAACCGTTTGAAAAAGGCACTCATCAGGGGACTTCTTTCCACGGGGGGAGATGTTGTCGATATTGGAACGGTACCCACACCGGCATTCTATTTTTCGATTCCTCATCTGAGCCTGGACGGAGGGGTTATGGTAACCGGCAGTCATAATCCTATTGAATACAATGGATTAAAAATGAACAAAGGGTTGGGTTCCGTTTACGGCGACGAAATTCAAGTGCTGCGAAAGCTTATCGAAGCGAACGATTTTGAGACCGGCAGCGGGACATTCAAGGAAATCTCCGTTCTTGACGATTACAAGTCCATGCTCAAAAGTAAAATCAAACTCAATCGTAAACTAAAAATTATTATGGACCCGGGAAATGGGACGGGCGGATTGGTCGCTCCGGAGGTTTTTCGGGCATTGGGTGCCGATGTAACCTGTATTTTTTGTGAACCGGATGGGCATTTCCCCAATCACCTGCCGGACCCCACGGTTTTGAAATACATTCAGACCCTGCGTGAAAAGGTGCTTGAAACAAAGGCAGATATCGGTATCGGTTACGACGGCGATTCCGATCGCGTGGGTGTCATCGATAATACGGGGCGCGTGATTTTTGCCGATCGGCTTCTTGCTATTCTCGCAAAAGAGGTGCTGAAACGGCGTCCCGGCTCCGAGATTATTTTCGATGTAAAGTGCTCTCAAGCACTTGTTGAGGAAATTGAAATGAGCGGCGGGAAGCCTCTCATGTGGAAAACCGGGCACGCTCTTTTGAAATCAAAATTGCAGGAAGATAAGGCGCCTCTGGCGGGCGAAATGTCCGGCCACATCTTTTTCGCGGATGATTATTATGGGTTCGATGATGCCATTTACGTCTCCCTTCGGCTGGCTCAATTGCTATCCAATTCGGATAAAACAATGGCCGAGCTGGCAGACGAAATTCCGTCGTATTATTCGACCCCGGAAATTCGGGTAGAATGCGCCGAGGAAGAAAAATTCAAAATCGTTGACGAATTGTCGAACTATTTTAAATCGAAATACAAAACGATTGATGTCGATGGGGTCCGTGCGCTTTTTGGAGACGGCTGGGGTCTCCTGCGTGCATCCAACACACAGCCCGTTTTGGTGCTTCGGTTTGAAGCGAAAACCGAAAAGCGAATCAAAGAAATCATCGATATTTTTGTTCAAAAATTGAAAGAATATCCTTCCGTCAAATTGGACGAGGGTGATTTTACGATCGTAAAAGGGTGA
- the rnr gene encoding ribonuclease R, which yields MNKELVEKKIIDILKHNRNRYYKAKTLARHAKIPKESYSWFRDLLTQMQKEGKILKEKGKGYTYPQKVSTFVGELRVKTQGYGFVISDDGKTEVFVSQRNMGTAIHGDRVLVQLFARPKRNVLHTEGKVVEVLERRQSSIVGIFREGKYFNYVVPDDLKITWDILIAPGHDKGAKPGQKVVVKILEWEHTQLNPEGKIVEVLGYPDEKGVDVLSVVKSLDLPVAFPKEVLKAARNIPEDIPAAEIERRLDLRDEEIFTIDPEDAKDFDDAVSLRTMENGTYELGVHIADVSYYVPEDSVLDKEALRRANSVYLVDRVVPMLPEHLSNTICSLRPNEDRLTFSVIMILNKKGTVVDYRIEESVIRSKRRFSYEEVQKIIDTGKGPFVETLIKMRDLSQKLRRKRIAQGSLDFETPEAKIILDENGRPIEVKRVERLESHQLVEEFMLLANQVVALHGTFGALIQTRKKRLLPFIYRVHERPSPDKIRDFRNLVEALGHKFPGKKGRVDQKMLQKLLEEVEDTPEEIIVNNVMLRSMMKAQYSTKNVGHFGLGFSHYTHFTSPIRRYPDLEVHRLLKEYRKKVRPERKTILREKLPEVCKIASEQEIRALQAERKSIKMKQVEFMADKLGEEYLGIISGVVPFGIFVELEETLVEGLVHVKDLPEDYYIHDEKKFAMIGKHTGTTFRLGDQVRVRVARVKPDENIIDFTLVV from the coding sequence ATGAACAAAGAATTAGTAGAAAAAAAGATTATCGATATTCTTAAGCACAACCGAAATCGATATTACAAAGCAAAAACACTTGCCAGACACGCAAAAATCCCCAAAGAAAGCTATTCCTGGTTCCGGGATTTATTGACTCAAATGCAAAAAGAAGGAAAAATTCTTAAGGAAAAGGGGAAGGGCTACACCTATCCTCAGAAGGTGTCTACCTTTGTTGGAGAGCTACGCGTAAAAACTCAGGGATACGGTTTTGTTATTTCGGACGATGGCAAAACAGAGGTGTTTGTGAGCCAGCGAAATATGGGGACCGCTATTCACGGGGACCGGGTTCTTGTACAGCTTTTTGCCCGACCCAAACGAAACGTGCTCCACACAGAGGGAAAGGTAGTGGAAGTGCTGGAGCGCCGGCAGTCCAGCATTGTTGGAATATTTCGGGAAGGCAAATATTTTAATTACGTCGTACCGGATGATCTGAAAATTACCTGGGATATTCTAATCGCTCCGGGTCACGATAAAGGTGCCAAACCGGGGCAAAAGGTTGTGGTGAAAATCCTGGAATGGGAACACACCCAATTGAATCCGGAGGGAAAAATTGTGGAGGTTCTGGGCTATCCGGATGAAAAGGGCGTGGATGTGCTTTCTGTGGTAAAATCACTCGATTTACCGGTTGCTTTTCCCAAAGAGGTGCTCAAGGCTGCCAGAAATATTCCGGAGGACATCCCGGCTGCTGAGATTGAGCGGCGACTGGATCTGCGGGACGAGGAAATTTTCACGATTGATCCGGAGGATGCCAAAGATTTTGACGATGCCGTTTCCCTGCGTACGATGGAAAATGGGACTTACGAGCTTGGGGTACACATTGCAGATGTCAGCTACTACGTTCCCGAAGATTCTGTTCTGGATAAAGAAGCCCTGCGCCGTGCGAACAGCGTTTATCTGGTTGATCGGGTGGTACCCATGCTTCCCGAACACCTGTCGAACACAATTTGCAGTCTCCGACCCAATGAAGACCGCCTGACCTTTTCGGTGATTATGATTCTCAACAAAAAGGGAACGGTCGTTGATTATCGAATTGAAGAATCCGTTATTCGCAGCAAGCGGCGTTTTTCCTACGAGGAAGTCCAAAAGATTATTGACACCGGTAAGGGGCCGTTTGTGGAAACCTTGATAAAAATGAGAGACCTCAGCCAAAAGCTGCGCCGCAAACGAATCGCTCAGGGAAGTCTGGATTTCGAGACACCCGAGGCAAAAATCATTTTGGATGAAAATGGCCGTCCCATTGAGGTGAAACGAGTGGAACGATTGGAAAGTCACCAATTGGTTGAGGAATTTATGCTTCTGGCCAATCAGGTAGTGGCGTTACACGGAACATTTGGTGCATTGATTCAAACGAGAAAAAAACGGCTTCTTCCTTTCATTTACCGTGTTCACGAACGTCCGAGTCCCGACAAAATCCGCGATTTCCGAAATCTTGTGGAAGCGCTGGGACACAAGTTTCCGGGCAAAAAGGGACGGGTCGATCAGAAAATGCTTCAGAAATTATTGGAAGAGGTTGAGGATACGCCTGAAGAGATCATTGTGAACAATGTGATGCTGCGGTCAATGATGAAGGCTCAATACTCAACCAAAAATGTCGGCCATTTTGGGCTGGGATTTTCACATTACACGCATTTTACATCGCCTATCCGCCGCTATCCGGATCTGGAGGTTCACCGGCTTCTGAAGGAATACCGGAAAAAGGTACGGCCGGAGCGTAAGACCATCCTTCGTGAAAAATTGCCGGAGGTTTGCAAAATCGCTTCCGAACAGGAAATCCGGGCTCTTCAGGCCGAAAGAAAATCAATTAAAATGAAACAGGTCGAGTTTATGGCCGATAAATTAGGCGAGGAGTATTTGGGAATTATTTCAGGGGTGGTACCGTTTGGAATTTTTGTGGAATTGGAAGAAACTTTGGTGGAAGGATTGGTTCACGTCAAGGATCTTCCGGAGGATTATTACATCCACGATGAGAAAAAATTCGCCATGATCGGAAAACACACGGGAACGACATTTCGTTTGGGCGATCAGGTTCGTGTCCGCGTGGCACGGGTCAAACCGGATGAAAACATCATCGATTTTACGCTGGTCGTATAA